The DNA segment TTACACCCTGACAAATAACAGAAAGCACTATATTAAGTAAGAAGAAGACAAACGTCTGAATttatctaaataaaattatatgttattttaaaggtgttaaatcaaatttatttttaatttgccatgCTGCCAAAGACACCCAAGCCAGCGATTTGGAAATTCATCAAGGGCAGCGCCAAAACACTTTTTGTACTCGAAGCCGTCTGCTTTGCAGCCAGCTACGGACTTTACTATCGCATGAACACGGACCAAGGTGAGCACcacatacattttatataagcTGGCCGGCTGCAACTGAAATTTAatctattttcttttacagAATTCCGCCAATATATCAACGAAAAGTATCCCTTTGCACTGGATTATTACTACAAAATCGGTGAGATTGTCGGCGACAGCAATATTCGGCAAACGGACGCAAATTATTGGAGCTCTCAAGCGGCCAAATTTAATAACGATAGGAaagaataaattttataatgtaCAGCAATCCTTATGTCAAGTCTGTGCTGTGGCTCATTGGTTTCGGTGGCATGGGCTACGGCTTGATGCTGCTCACTGAACCTAGCGCCGAAAAAATCGAGAGAATTCGAGCATCTGGATCACCAACTCAGTTGACTGTggatgaaaaaaagaaagcgcTGTTTATGGAAAAGTTAAAGGCGGCGGCCACAAGTAGCACTCCAATTTATAGGCCAGCTCCCGCAGCTGACAAAAAAGATAGTTAGACTTAGGCTTCGTTTTTATGATAATTtgttacataaaataaaacaattaaatttggcaatacaaaaataacggaatttgttttgaatacattcagtaatcaataaaatttttgtttaaaaacgATTTCAATTGGATTATTCGAATTatacaagaatatatatgtacatacatcgACTAAAACGACGTTATAACATTAAACGATCAATTGAAGAAAACCAGAATTGTTGTACGCTGTCTATTGGGcataattttacttttatatttgtaagcaaaatatttttatttatttaatataatgcGAAATGCAAACATTTCTTGCCAGCTTTAAATCACATATCTGTTATAGAATAAACGTTCACCCTAATTGCATCGCGCGCATGGATTTTCGATAAGCGATAACTGTAGCAATGCACTTATTGCTTGCTATGCAAATTGATCGATAACTGTGTTGATACATTTATTATTGGTTCAAACACAGCActtgtaattcaattaaagaaaataaaaaaagtattagtGTTCATAAAAATGTCTTCTGATAATGTGCCATTGTTAAACTTGTCCCGCGGACCGTCGGCCGTACAGTTTGGCGCCAACAAAGACTTTCAAACGCGCACCCAACAAAAAGAACTCGACGGTGCTTTTTTTGGGCAACGAACGTCGTCCTTGGTTGCATGCGCAACCCAAGCAGAACTTGCGAAGGGAACACGAGACAATCGCTAGCCTACTGTCCGCGACAACGAGTCACCGTAGTGCAGCACAGGCGAAGGAACTGCTGGAGGAGAGCATCAATTTCCGTGACCTAAGCTCACTAACAGATGAAGATCTGCAATTGTTTGGCTTCGCATCGAGCAAAGAACGCAACGAACTGATTGAAATGTTTGGGGACATGCCAAACCAGGATCCCAGTTACGAGTACATTTGCAACACTAACGATGCACAGGGTTATAACAATCAGATTGTTAGTCATGCTGCCAGCCATCTTAGCTACTTGCGGTCTTCGTTAGCCGCCACCAATTACAAGCTGCGCATG comes from the Drosophila sulfurigaster albostrigata strain 15112-1811.04 chromosome 2L, ASM2355843v2, whole genome shotgun sequence genome and includes:
- the LOC133847588 gene encoding protein CEBPZOS, translated to MLPKTPKPAIWKFIKGSAKTLFVLEAVCFAASYGLYYRMNTDQEFRQYINEKYPFALDYYYKIGEIVGDSNIRQTDANYWSSQAAKFNNDRKE
- the LOC133847594 gene encoding uncharacterized protein LOC133847594, whose protein sequence is MYSNPYVKSVLWLIGFGGMGYGLMLLTEPSAEKIERIRASGSPTQLTVDEKKKALFMEKLKAAATSSTPIYRPAPAADKKDS
- the LOC133845482 gene encoding LOW QUALITY PROTEIN: uncharacterized protein LOC133845482 (The sequence of the model RefSeq protein was modified relative to this genomic sequence to represent the inferred CDS: deleted 1 base in 1 codon), whose amino-acid sequence is MSSDNVPLLNLSRGPSAVQFGANKDFQTRTQQKELDGAFLGNERRPWLHAQPKQNLRREHETIASLLSATTSHRSAAQAKELLEESINFRDLSSLTDEDLQLFGFASSKERNELIEMFGDMPNQDPSYEYICNTNDAQGYNNQIVSHAASHLSYLRSSLAATNYKLRMMPPEDVIVGDKSYASRFALEALNSVQSISDELAKDLRKLEQLTMEHRQKIQNENAAPTKEKNLKILYYTAIALGTACAWFWWWSKRSHSPNLDMSLKI